A window of the Hordeum vulgare subsp. vulgare chromosome 5H, MorexV3_pseudomolecules_assembly, whole genome shotgun sequence genome harbors these coding sequences:
- the LOC123398143 gene encoding uncharacterized protein LOC123398143 — MRGFHAMVILLVGWLALTAQCRLEAGRRSYIDGADNNATVPYSISSLDDGKFSLNFCGDHVCNFGTCYCCDNQKGRPCYKTFAECNSNCPKCNPKCPAESTIELQA, encoded by the exons ATGAGAGGATTTCATGCCATGGTCATCCTGTTGGTGGGATGGCTCGCGCTCACCGCACAGT GTCGTCTCGAGGCAGGAAGGAGGAGCTATATAGACGGTGCCGATAACAATGCTACCGTCCCCTACTCGATATCATCGTTAGATGATGGCAAGTTCAGCCTGAATTTTTGCGGAGATCATGTTTGTAACTTTGGTACCTGTTACTGCTGTGACAACCAGAAGGGTCGCCCGTGCTACAAGACGTTTGCTGAGTGCAATTCTAATTGCCCTAAGTGCAATCCCAAGTGCCCAGCTGAGTCGACGATAGAATTGCAAGCATGA